A genome region from Conger conger chromosome 16, fConCon1.1, whole genome shotgun sequence includes the following:
- the lin7b gene encoding protein lin-7 homolog B, which yields MAAMTESLSLERDVCRVIELLDRLQRSGELPPPKLQALQRVLQSKFCAAIREVYEQLYDTLDIIGGPEVRAQATAKATVAAFAASEGHAHPRVVELPKTEEGLGFNIMGGKEQNSPIYISRVIPGGVADRQGGLKRGDQLLSVNGVSVEGEHHEKAVELLKAAQGSVKLVVRYTPKVLEEMEARFEKLRSARRRQQHTSYSSLESRG from the exons ATGGCGGCGATGACGGAGTCTCTCAGCTTAGAAagag ATGTGTGCAGAGTGATCGAGCTGCTCGACAGATTGCAGAGAAGCGGTGAGCTTCCCCCGCCGAAACTGCAAGCTCTACAGCGGGTCCTCCAGAGCAAATTCTGCGCCGCAattagagag gtgtACGAGCAGCTCTATGACACGCTGGACATCATCGGGGGGCCTGAGGTCCGGGCCCAAGCTACTGCTAAG GCCACAGTCGCAGCCTTTGCCGCGAGTGAGGGCCACGCCCATCCCCGGGTGGTGGAGCTTCCCAAAACGGAGGAGGGGCTGGGCTTCAACATCATGGGGGGGAAAGAGCAGAACTCGCCCATATACATCTCCAGGGTGATccccgggggcgtggccgaccGGCAGGGGGGGCTGAAGCGTGGGGACCAGCTGCTGTCCGTCAATGGAGTG AGTGTGGAGGGCGAGCACCATGAGAAGGCGGTGGAGCTGCTGAAGGCCGCTCAGGGCTCGGTGAAGCTGGTGGTGCGCTACACGCCCAAGGtgctggaggagatggaggcGCGCTTCGAGAAGCTCCGCAGCGCCCGCCGGCGGCAGCAGCACACCAGTTACTC GTCTTTGGAGTCTCGAGGCTAA